gttatttagtcacccatcattaattgcctagttgtacctacatgccaaatttcggacctctagctccaactATAACGAAAGTttcaaaaagtaccaattttggtaccaaaatattcgAATTTGAAACAATCAATTAGTCACCCGTCATATATTTcaaagttttacctacatgccaaatttgggaccTTTAGCTCcaactataaagaaagtaccaaatagtaccaattttggtaccaaattgcaCCAATTCTAAAAAGATTGCAGTCacctttcatattttttctaattgtacctacctgccaaattttggacctctagctccatctgtaaacaAAGTACCAAAGGGTACTGATTGTGgtgctaaaattttggaattttggaaTTATGGATAGAtcatttcggacctctagctccatccgtATAGAAAGAACTAAATGGTACCATTTGCGGTACTacacgtacgttttctcccattaccagtaccatttttcaattttttcttttcaccctcatccttttgcaccagatgtcctttaagtaaaatttcaaaattctacctctatctaTCCGCTCTGTACAAAGTTCACAtatttcgtacatttttggtttttagttCCTAAATATAGAAATGttcaaaaactcttatagtcacccaatgtCAAGGTTGTCATAGTGTACcttagttccaaaattcagagctccagttcaatttacaaaaaaggtaccaaatagtaccaattgccgTAGTAAAAGTACTATCTATTTGTCCCTCTtgcggtacgattttccaaatttttttgtttccaaacctcattttttcgagacgcttttaaatttgagcccaagaataTAATTCTAGCCCTCTTCGCGTTTGCGCTGTGCAAATATGTaacatttcgtactttttggtattttttagtacattaacgtacgaatatcacaaaatccAGCCTTTtcccgtgcctatgacccaagaccaacattcgtgctaagtttcatgattctagctttagccgtttgggccgATGATATAGATAATATTACAATTCATTTCACCCGCAAAGCTAGgcttgttttcaaaaatttgtatctatgggaaattttatcaaaatttcttatttatgggatttttatagcctccaccataggatgagggtatactcatCATGGTAATTTCGTATACATGGAtggtaatttcgtcattctgtttgttacaccccGAAATatcgtcatgacgttttaattctatttagccatgtccgtccgtccgtctgtctgtcgcaagcaCATTTTCACGTGCAGGTGGCAAGCCTCGTCAAACTCCTataagtgagcaagctcgttccaatccaaagaaccgatcgccgcgggaacagggtggccattggtcattaaaagacgccaataactcgccttgtcattttgagcatcataggcactcagtatataTGCCAGAGCGGAGTctttagaggccgcaattattatccgatttggctgacattttgcacgtggtgttttgggatcaattccaacaactgtgacaggtatggcttaaatcagatgataacctggtataactgtcatataaacctatctcccaatttgacactctgagccactggagggctcaatttgcttgaaattttgaaagtggtacttttctatgacttctacagCCATGACAAAtccggtccatatcggtctcatatatattggagcaACTTgatatatgcgatccatggttaagaatatataaaattcagcccGACCAaatttagcactcttttacttgtttttatttcattaataACTCACTCAAATATTTCTTCTTTCCTCCCAATATCTCTACATTACACCACGTGCTGCCCCAcattcgaaccgaacactgattttggtaataaaattcaatgatttgcaagcgttgctcgttagtaagtctattcatgatgaaatgtcaaagcatactgagcatctttctctttgacaccatgtctgaaatcccacgtgatctgtcaaatactaatgcatgaaaatcctaacctcaaaaaaatcaccctttacataaatatatttgctgtgttttattttagtactggataGACTAGCGGTGAAGgacaaaaaaacacaagaaaccaagaaagagagggagagagaaagtTTTGAAACTTTGATATATGAGAGGTTGACACAATACAGTTGCAATTCCTAGTCTGATCAGATGTTTTATGCAAAAAAACTGTGCTATTGATACAAATAATTTACTCGTTAAACTTATCATAGTCTGccgcaaattttcactggaaaaaTATCCCAacaaatatacataaatatatttgCTGTGTTTAATTTTAGTACTGGATAGACGAGCGgtgaaagacaaaaaaaaaatacaaaaaaagtttccagtgcaagtttgtttgtttgccatgaGGTGGTAATGCCATCTGCCAACTTATCAAAACAGTACAAGAAAAAAGTGAatatatttgtaaaaattatgaataaagaaaatttgcaaaacatttgtgggcatagaagtcaaataagagctatatcaggttgtcaaccgatttagaccatactgggGCTGAATTACCGCATACTTGAACGAGTAAAAtaaaatctctctattgtgaattatgcatttctttattcaaagaagatttttgaaatttaagatagCAAATGTTTACATCGGTAACAATTCGTAAAAAAGTTGacattaaaatgtttataaaagtgGTATAATACCCATTATATACGAGATGAAGTTTCATTCGCTACGAAAGTAAACTCGATGAAGTTTGCGGTAATTTGGCCCCTGGGCAGAGTTGttagaattgataccaaaacaccacttcagttgagttgccaatgggtaaatttgctataaaagtttgcatttttgtattgatttgcatttttttacaattttctccGTAGCTGAACTTTCGAAACccagattttgaatgaaactgataaaaatattaaactttttgttaatttttatttcatgattTAATCATCTGGCAATGCAACTATAGTTGagttgccatccataatcgacccctaAGATTTGTGCATGTAATTTCACCaataattggttttaattttattttgccattcacaatagaggtatttCCACAGTTGGCCAAACGTGTTTGTaaaaaacatatcatggcaaCCCTGACGACAGATGTTCTTCATAAGCCTGCCATGGCCTcattcaaatttcattgcactgctCTATAaagaactaaaataaaacacagctattgTACCTATATGTGTTATAAatgcataaaattaaaataacttaaagaaagaaaacaaaataaaaacaaaatctctACCATTATTATTCATCCAAATATTGTTATTTGTTTTGTGAGCACCTGTAGCAACACCTCCAGCTCCAGCACCCAGGGGAGCATCAAACATATCGGCAAATGGATTGCCCAATTGCAGTAGATCATCCGAAGCTTTAGTGGCACCAGCAGCGGCGGTGGAGCCAGCATTGGCTGGCTGGGCTGAGGCGGCACCAAACAAATCAACTATCGGTGCACCAGCTTGGGTAGCtggaggcgacgataagaaaggATTTGTTAGTGCGGCGTTAGCGGCAGCACCGCCGCTGGTGGGTGAAGAAACCTTTGACTAAGGAAttgtaaaagattaaaaaaatcatGTTATTATACAGAAAAAACATGAAGGCTAATAGAATCGTTAGTTCTATATCCAACAACACCTACCTTGTATTGATTCATGGCGGCTTCTTCATCGGCCAATGCCTGAGCTTTCAATTGTTCATCAATCCCATTGGTGGTATCAAATTTACTAGAAGCTGCTGCTGTACCGAACGAGGTGCTAGTAGAAGATAGGGCAGAGACAGCGGATTTAAAGTTCTTTTGGTTGTTACTTTtgttgtgaatttttttaatattttttttttacaattttttttttttcataattttttaaaaacaaaaaaattcaaaaaagcaaacaaaatttaaatttacaaaaaataacaaccaaaatttgaataaagaatttagaaaagtaaaagtttttggtaaaggaaaaaaggaaatttaagttaaatttttttggggaagaaaagaaaataaaacaaaatatttataaaaactaaAGACAATTACAAAGAAgaaacttaaaaatatctatacaGTAAagtaagaaaatatttatttaaatacataattgaatttaaaatattaaaaaaaattttaattaattttttaaaaaggactaaaatcaaatcaaaaatataaaaactggaaaaaatgtttttttgttaaaaaaagcgATAAAGAAATTTGATAAGGCTGGAATGCTCATAAATGTAGCCTGCCTGCATTggtagaaaacaagtaaaaatgtgcaaagttcgaccggttcgaatcttgggaacccaccacaatggattctgctaaaattttacacaaaataaattttgtggaaaggcataattttatggtttttatgaccgtacttggcacagttgttggaagtcataacagaaagaATGTAGCTTTCAGGGACTaacgatgtcaaatcgggagatcggtttatatgggagctatatgaggttatagaccgattcgaaccatacttagcacagttgttggaagtcataacagaacatcatgtgcaaaattttagccaaatcgaacaaaaatcggggcttgtaagggctcaagaagtcaaatcggaagatcggtttatgtgggagctatatcatgttatggaccgattcggaccgtacttagcacagttattggaagtcatagcagaacactacatgtaaaatttcagtcaaatcggataaaaattgcgacttccagaggctcaagaaattaaatcaggagatcggtttatatgggtgctatatcaggttatagaccgatacggacCGTACATAgccaattgttggaagtcataacaaaacattatgtgcaagatttcagccaaatcgaataaaaattgcgatttccagaggctcaagaagtcatatcgggagatcggttatatgggagctatatcaggttatagaccgattcggaccgtacatagcacagttgttggaagtcataacaaaacatcatgtgcaaaattttagccaaatcggacaaaaattgcgacttgtaaggactcaagaagtcaaatcgggaaatcggtttatatgggagctatatcagattataggccgatttagaccgtacttggcacagttgttgaaagtcataacaaaacattatgtgcaaaatatcagccaaatccgacaaaaattgcagcttgtaagggctcaagaagtcaaatcgagagatcggtttatatgggagctatatcaggttataaaccgattcggaccgtacttagcacagttgttcaaagtcatagcagaacactacatgcaaaatttcatctcaatcggataacaattgcggcttccaggggctcaagaagtcaaatcgagagatcggtttatatgggagctatatcaggttatagaccgatttagaccgtacttggcacaattgttggaaatcatcacAAACCattatgtgcaagatttcagccgaatcagacaaaaattgtggcttccaggggctcaagaagtcaaatcgggagatcggtttatatgggagctacatcaggttatagaccgatttgaccgtacttgccccattggttggaagtcataacaaaacattgtgcgcaaaatttcagccaaatcgaattacaattgtggcttccaggggctgaaaaattcaaatcgggagatcggttaacaatcgggacatacatcctgcacgttgccATCAAGCcatgctctgtaggaattgaggcagctgcatctgccagaacgtaattgagccagaagtACTCTGGTTTatcgggggaggtcaatttcttcaggtgcaacgggaggcgaacaatgtggctgaagatttggtggcagatatcttcagatttcttgcagcgaaatgtgAGGCATGTTCGTTGAGGCAGACGTTCAACCAATCGCAGATGTTATCAATGGATGGGGGGGCCTAATGTCATAATCGTAGAATCGTCCGCATataatacgatctctatgccataTAGAGGAGGTGAAATGAagtataggtagaggttaaacagtgccggagatatcaccccgccttgagAAACTCCCctttttcactctacggtgcttcgacttatccctaaattccacaaatgactggcaacCACACAGACAACTCGCTACCCAGCGTTTccggcctggctggagggacgtgttggcgatgtcctcaaatagtttggcatggctggccgtgtcgaatgccttcgataggtccagtgccacaaggACCGTTCTACCACATGGCCTGGGAAGccatggcaaatgtgtgcggtgatttCATGAAGAGCAATCTTCCATCTATGCTGATGCTTGACGaaaggaaattctcctacgaggctcgagaggagtaatgcctcaagcgtctttgctactgttgagagaagggagatcagtctgtacgactcccccgaACTCGGGTCCTTTTTAGGCTTCAATAGCGGGATCCCTTCGCCCATCATCCAGGCATCGGGTACTAGTAGAGTGtacaaagacaggttgaggtcAGTAGTAagatactcaactccaggtagatccagattcttcagcatcagtgtagagattccgtcaggacccaacgccttggataatttggcgccacggatgacattcgtaactttgcccatggtaaattgtgatgaatgtccatcggctcggagaccacggatataACGGGGGTGGGTTCTCCCCCTTGTCCTGTCACTTTCGGAATGCACAAGAAATTGACCGCGGCACGGgaaagctgtgagcaccacacaggctggtgcattgagctccaatctgtgtggtgatatttgctgttacgagaagcttagctgcgagctaccgggcgcaaccacaggttgcggacagtggaatgctccatacggagtagctgcagcagctgtcgcggacaatcagcgatattgCGTGGAGAGTCTTAATGAGAGACCGGGCGACACCGGCTcgtgcttaaatactgagtgcctatgatgctcgatatgacaaggggagttattggcgcctttaaataaccaatgaccatcatCATCCCGTGAGCGATCTTGGTCacccacaggagcttgacgaggatcgccacctccacatgaaaatgtggctacaacaactacaatacATACAATCTCATGCagacggttgttgttgtagtagtagcagtgtgtggtacactgaggcggcagcccttgccgatgaaggaattcatcgggtcaatccggtacatacaaccggctgccatgggattgcagacggttgtacgtaccggattgaccccatggagtccttcatcggcaagggctgcaaaCTCAGTgttcaacacactgctacaacaacaacaactacataaGCACCACACGGTGTGTGATATTCATCGTtttcacaagaagcttagctggaagCTAATCGGGGGCATCCACAGGATGCGGATagaggaatgctccatatggagaaACTGTAACTACAGTTACGGACCAACCATAACGTTGCCACAGCGATCGGTCCTAtcgaccggaacgagtttgttCACCTgtggagcttgacaaggatcgctacctccacatacaaatgtagctacaacaacaactctgCAATCGCTGAAGGTCAAGGCCAAAAAGCAGCGaatgtaaaaatgcaaattttgcccatgaacattccactaaggaacaggggcaaacttttcacatatcaatgagtgcagtccgatttaaatttaagttcaatgataaggggccttctctttattgcaacacctctttggagagaagttgtacatggcatagtacctcacaaatgttgccagcattaggaggggaaaaccaccgctgaaaattttttctgatggtctcgccaggagtcgaactcaggcgttaagcgtcatagacggacatgctaacctctgcgctatggagGCCTCCAGCACCAAATGTGGATTACTACAACTTTCAAACCAAATTACAATTGTTTTGGGGCAAGAAAGTAGAATAATATTTGCCAATGGATGCTACTTTGAACGAAAAAGAAAGTTCAAGGGCAGAGCCACTACTCGTTTGACCACAAATGTGTCATGACAGTCATTGGCCATTCACTTtctctaaatctaaatctcaacTACAGCGGATAACAAACCTTGCTGATTGTGTAGGAGTATTAGCAGCTGAAACTTTACGACCCTCCAATGTGGCCAAATGCTGTTCCAATGCATCCAGCAGGGAACTGGGTGCCTTTGTTAAATCTGGTATATCGCCTTTGTCTATGCCAACATTCTGTaataaaatgaaaagtgtttttAAGGCGACATGGTGTCCACGTTGACTCAAAAATGCTGCGTTACCTCTGCAACTTTTAAAAATTCACCAACACGATCCATGCGtaccaaaaactttttatacaaATCCAAAGCATCACGAGCCTGTTTCTTattcatatcgaaatatttttccaataaaTTAATAATACCATCATtgtaacaggcaaacaaacgAATGAGATCACGGAATAAAAGCATAAATGACATATTTATGACACCTGAAACGAAGAAaaccaaaattaattaaaaacaacacagttttctataataaaaaaagaaacacaactCACCATTTGTTAAATCGTTTGATTGACAATCGAATTCCAATAAGCCATCCAATTGTGCTTGTAATACGGGCAACGTTTTCAACAGCTTATCGGCGTGCATGGTACGCAGCGAACCTTCTTCTTTGCTGTAAAagaacatttttgcaaaaaaaataaatttaactttaaaaaaaatgtttttcgaaaattacattaaaacttACCCCCTTTTGACTTTGCAAAAATCAAAGGCCATTGCACGATAAGATAGAGATTTCTCATTTAAATATTTGGCATACCGTCGTATGAATGGTGACATATCGTAACCTAAAGAAGTAGGATGGAAGAAAAGTTAACTAAAAGTTCCTTAAAGACTGTCTTAAAAACTGTCTTAAAAATACCATCAAACTAGGAAAGCGAAcaattcttgatagtcatgaaaCCAAAGAGAAATCTAAGAAAGTTTATATAAATTCAAGGTAGGCAAAATGCATTGATCGACATGAGATATTTTGGGGAAGAGCTTTTTATAGAGAAAAACTTCTAAGATTTATCCAATGCACTATTTTCTAGTGCGTTGGAGAGAATTCTCTCAAAGATAAAACAGGCTAAAGAAAACTGTTaaaaatattggattgcccaaaaagtaattgcggatttatcatatagtcggcgttgacaaattttttcaacggcttgtaactctgtaattgcattctttcttctgtcagttatcagctgttacttctagcttgcttcagaaaaaaagtgtaaaaaaagtatatttgattaaagttcattctaagttttattaaaaatgcatttacattcttttaaaaaatccgaaattactttttgggcaacccaataaatacgaAAATCGCCATCGGTGCAGTTTCTAAATCGTTTTTTATATGgtatagctgacccgggcccgctccgctgcgccttcttttacttggccctgaaaaaataactgcatcgtgctcttctctcaaataccatttatttacaccccatattgccattggcttaagaggagtttacaggatgaggcgtcctccaagcacatggccccaaaataggttatcaaattcgttttctaatctcaaaatcatttgagctacatattggcatggtcgaaacatttttttccctttgggggtgttttgggaaaggggtgatgcccaaaatacatggccctaaatttggatatcaaattcgtattctacttccaaatacctttatttgagccccatattgcgatggtcagtaaaaaattgctgtttgtgaggtattttgggaaagggtagacccccagcaaattggtcccgaaaatgggtatcaattcttgctctaccccccaatacctttaatttaagccccacattgtcatggtcggtaaatatgcccgatttaggggtgttttggggagtggggtggtcctccaaattCTATGCCcccaaaatatatcagcaacgtgctctattctcatatatctatatatcatttatttgaaccccatattgccattggcctcaaaattggatatcaaattcgttttctaatctcatttaaactccttattgtaaaagtcagcaaatatatccggtttggggtattggccctaaaaactaaaaatatttagtttcactctctttaagacccaaattgtcttggtgagcaaatacgtcatatttgggggttgttatggtggtgggacgtcccctatacaattggcccctaatgttgatatcagatacgtggtctacttcctcatacctttaatttgagccccatatttccatagtcgacaaacatgaacGGCTTAGGggatgttttgagggatgggcggccactcagtgagttggccttgaaaatatatataggattcgtgttctactctaaaaaccctcttatttgagcctcatattgcaatagacagcaaatacttcctagttcCTAGTTGggtgggtggggtggccccataaagacttttcctgaatattggtagcagattcgtgctttactcccacagacctttcatttgagccccatattgctatggtcgtaaatttgtcccccttGGGGGATGcttttggggagaggtggcccccaaacacttggtcccataattggatatcagattcgaattctacactcaaatacattttatttaagccccatattaccatggtcagtaaataaggggttggggtggtccctctagcacttggtccgacaattggatatcagatacgttttcttatcctaaatacctttcatttgaggcccatattgtcgtgattggtgtaaatatatgtttggtaggttttagggtggggcagcccccctaggtacaccatacgaaatttggataccaaatttttatttttagggtactaatgagagcacacaaaatttcgcttaaatcgcaccacccatttccgagatctggcgtttctaaaaattagggtaagggggagggtccgccccccccccccccccccccttcagatttaaaaaaatttattaccatattttcaccacggggtcaatatgtaccatctgtgaaaatttcaaggaaatcggttcagccgtttttgagtctataaggaacacacaaacatacaaacaaacaaacacaaattgatttttatatattcgcCCTATGTGGCCttaatcgaaacatattttgaCATAGCTATATGTTGACCGATCTACTGAACCCATATCTTaggttgataaaaaaaaatcatttttaaactgatttggacgaaataacaaccaggacagtaagatCACGGACAATCTTTTAATGTAAAAAGGAGAtctcttctctgaggatggcacaatccgcatcatttggttgCCGGGCAATAACGGAATAAAGGggaacgatttggcagtgaaggccacaggactgctgtcaacaaacttggtttacccgaagcctttcgaatcGACGCagtaagggagtgggcgacgaatgcgcatgcaacactgtagAACAGCGAAGCAGTCGACGGCGTGAGAGGGtcatggggtgatccggatcctGAGAGTACGAAGCTATtagtgaaaggaagtaagaagaaggtcagtataatttcttaattttttttttttcaatttttttcatttgttaacattttttttttctttaattattaGTTTGCTTATAATGTTTATTGgtcttttttaaatattttttttttaatttttaatttatatttttgtttttaatattaatttttattttctttttaatttgtactctaatttaatttaatttttgtatatttatttttttgtttttgtttatgtttttcaatttttttaattttttattttttttttttcacttcttttaatttttttccattcttttaatttttttaaattattttttccttaatttttgctttttttaattttaaatttagcttttttaaaattttttctttaaatttttttttgtatttttttaattaatttgttaattaaatttttaattattttttttaattcttttaattttttaaaatatttttccctaatttttagtttgtttctaatttttatttgtttttttatgtcttttatttttcttttcaatttttttaattagtttttagatttttttacattagtttttaattattatttaaatatttgtgtatTATTTGTAATTTGGAAtaatgcgcagttttaagcctcccaacttccgagtcaaatatggtacagatcggactatatttcgatacagctgtcatatagaccgatctgccgataaagggtctgaagcccataaaagctttattttttaaccgatttcgctgaaatttgaaactgcgaGTAGTTGTAGGCCACctgccatctgacccaaatatggtaaaaatcagactgtatttggatatagctgtcatatggaccgatatgccgggtctaaagctcataaaagctttatttatttaacaagCTGGTTATTAGTTTGGATGTATCTCCATTTTGgctggagcggattaatatccgcactccgttttcaacctaacctaagctttACTATatattattttgtatattttttaaaaaatttcttttaatgtttgaattttttattagttttaattttgttctctttttaatttttttttaatttaaaataattttttataaattttttaatactaatttttttttaattattttttattatttcattaatttattttgttattatttctttattttaatttttttttttttggttacataattttaaatttccttAGATTTCTCTTGGCCCACACATAGAAAAAAGCAGATTACTG
This Stomoxys calcitrans chromosome 2, idStoCalc2.1, whole genome shotgun sequence DNA region includes the following protein-coding sequences:
- the LOC106088147 gene encoding phosphatidylinositol-binding clathrin assembly protein LAP isoform X14 — translated: MSMAGQTINDRLLAARHSLAGQGLAKSVCKATTEECIGPKKKHLDYLVHCTNEPNVSIPHLANLLIERSQNTHWVVVYKALITTHHLMAYGNERFMQYLASSNSTFNLSNFLDKGGVQDGGMSVPGGRMGYDMSPFIRRYAKYLNEKSLSYRAMAFDFCKVKRGKEEGSLRTMHADKLLKTLPVLQAQLDGLLEFDCQSNDLTNGVINMSFMLLFRDLIRLFACYNDGIINLLEKYFDMNKKQARDALDLYKKFLVRMDRVGEFLKVAENVGIDKGDIPDLTKAPSSLLDALEQHLATLEGRKVSAANTPTQSASNNQKNFKSAVSALSSTSTSFGTAAASSKFDTTNGIDEQLKAQALADEEAAMNQYKSKVSSPTSGGAAANAALTNPFLSSPPATQAGAPIVDLFGAASAQPANAGSTAAAGATKASDDLLQLGNPFADMFDAPLGAGAGGVATGAHKTNNNIWMNNNGFNGSSVPTAAANAFVSDSNFSSVFGNTEPAGGGLDQQLQQQQQQQQPASTGKILTGDLDSSLMSLVENLNINKTATTKPVQWNSPKNTAKPGANWTPQPMAATTGAGYRPMAHGMTVSPAPITINHPYIHANYPVIPNYMQQGMPVMGQPMMGQAPLTGVPQTMTAAPMVMQTNAAAVGLMQTNQTPMMQTNGGNKSVPLDPFGAL